In Mucinivorans hirudinis, the DNA window TTCCTTTGACAATTTCAAATATTTTGTCAGTTTGACTAAGTTCAAATGGAGAAAATCTTCGTTGATTATCATCCATTTCATTGAGCCAAGTGATATAGTCAGACTGAATAGCTTTTACATCTTTGACAAACTGAGATTGAAAGAAAGCCTGATCGAACTTCCTCTTTATTCGCCACGGTTGTGATATATCATCGCGTTCTTTTAAATGTTTACAAAATAGAACAAACTGAGTAAGAGGACGCTGTAGTAATTTCTGTGTATCAGCACCACAATCCTCGAAGATTACTTGGTTACTGTCTTTGGACAATCCAAACTCTAAATGAGTTGTTGTTTTCCCATCATAATTGGCAAAAGAAAAGTCAATGATAGATAGCGCAGAAACTAGCTCGATAAAGTGTGCATTATTTTTTTGACCCGCTCCACCATCACAATTTTCATATGAATTACGAATAGTATCAGCGATATAATACAGCGCATTAACAGTATTATTATTACTGATATTG includes these proteins:
- a CDS encoding Sll0445 protein, whose translation is MLAKTLRSNKVIPNHDLINQAQIGAITVLPYFNVKQDDNSSIDSGTFISKAKSALSYYHDNISNNNTVNALYYIADTIRNSYENCDGGAGQKNNAHFIELVSALSIIDFSFANYDGKTTTHLEFGLSKDSNQVIFEDCGADTQKLLQRPLTQFVLFCKHLKERDDISQPWRIKRKFDQAFFQSQFVKDVKAIQSDYITWLNEMDDNQRRFSPFELSQTDKIFEIVKGKKPKKLITKLSSNYGLYDDFLNGQKVNNASSKEHQLIELFYNATDELVKQKINF